A DNA window from Betta splendens chromosome 6, fBetSpl5.4, whole genome shotgun sequence contains the following coding sequences:
- the grm3 gene encoding metabotropic glutamate receptor 3 has product MVARVPTLVLVVMCRGVLLSVGDPPQSRREIRIEGDLVLGGLFPVHEKGAGMEECGRVNEDRGIQRLEAMLFAIDRINKDSALLPGVSLGVHILDTCSRDTYALEQALEFVRASLTKVDDTEFICPDGSYALQDDSPLAIAGVIGGSFSSVSIQVANLLRLFQIPQISYASTSAKLSDKTRYDYFARTVPPDFYQAKAMAEILRFFNWTYVSTVASEGDYGETGIEAFEQEARMRNICIATSEKVGRSNAKKSYEAVIRQLLQKPNARVAVLFLRSDDARELLGAAARLNASFIWVASDGWGAQESIVKGNEVTAEGAITLELAANPVPEFNRYFLSLNPAVNHRNPWYREFWEQRFQCSSGGGGAAAGGAGPEEAPHPPCDEDLAMDRSNFEPESKIMFVINAVYAMAYALHNMQRSLCFNTTKLCDSMKALDGRRLYRDYILNVSFPAPFSPPGSETVVKFDSQGDGMGRYNIFSYQRSGDRYGYAPVGEWAESLSLSGDLIHWPREAVPTSQCSDPCERNEMKKMQAGEYCCWICTACEPHEYLADEFTCAPCAPGQWPTDDLTSCYDLPEDYIMWEDAWAIGPITIACVGFMCTGLVVWVFIRHNDTPLVKASGRELCYILLSGVFMSYAMTFLFLAKPSPAVCALRRLGLGTSFAVCYSALLTKTNRIARIFSGVKDGAGAARPRFISPSSQVFICLSLISVQLVMVSVWLLLEVPGTRRFTLPERRQTVILKCNVRDASMLLSLGYDVLLVILCTVYAFKTRKCPENFNEAKFIGFTMYTTCIIWLAFLPIFYVTSSDYRVQTTTMCISVSLSGFVVLGCMFAPKVHIIMFQPQKNVTSHRLNLNRFSVSGAATSYASHASVSAHYVPTVCNGREIVDSTTSSL; this is encoded by the exons ATGGTGGCCCGCGTTCCCACTTTGGTCTTGGTGGTGATGTGTCGGGGGGTCTTGCTCTCCGTCGGGGACCCACCTCAGTCTCGCCGAGAGATCCGCATTGAGGGCGACCTGGTGCTCGGCGGCCTGTTCCCTGTGCACGAGAAGGGCGCGGGGATGGAGGAGTGCGGCCGTGTGAACGAGGACAGGGGCATCCAGAGGCTGGAGGCAATGCTGTTCGCCATAGACAGAATCAATAAGGATAGCGCTCTGCTGCCAGGGGTCTCCCTTGGGGTCCACATCCTGGACACCTGTTCCAGGGACACCTATGCACTGGAGCAG GCTCTGGAGTTCGTCAGGGCCTCCCTCACTAAGGTGGATGACACGGAGTTCATCTGTCCGGACGGATCCTACGCTCTGCAGGATGACAGCCCGCTCGCAATCGCCGGAGTCATAGGAGGATCCTTCAGCAGCGTCTCCATACAG GTTGCCAATCTGCTCAGGCTCTTCCAGATTCCTCAGATCAGCTACGCCTCAACGAGCGCCAAGCTCAGCGACAAGACGCGCTACGACTACTTCGCCCGCACGGTGCCCCCCGACTTCTACCAGGCCAAGGCCATGGCTGAGATCCTGCGCTTCTTCAACTGGACGTACGTGTCCACCGTGGCTTCAGAGGGCGATTACGGGGAGACCGGCATAGAGGCCTTCGAACAGGAGGCGCGCATGAGGAACATTTGCATCGCCACGTCGGAGAAG GTGGGACGTTCTAACGCTAAGAAGTCCTACGAGGCCGTGATACGGCAGCTCCTCCAGAAGCCCAACGCCCGCGTCGCCGTCCTCTTCCTGCGCAGCGACGACGCCAGGGAGCTGCTGGGCGCCGCCGCCAGGCTCAACGCCTCCTTCATCTGGGTGGCCAGCGACGGCTGGGGCGCCCAGGAGAGCATCGTCAAGGGCAACGAGGTCACCGCCGAGGGCGCCATCACGCTGGAGCTGGCGGCCAATCCCGTCCCGGAGTTCAACCGCTACTTCCTCAGCCTGAACCCGGCCGTGAACCACCGGAACCCCTGGTACAGGGAATTCTGGGAGCAGCGGTTCCAGTGCTCCTCGGGCGGCGGAggggcggcggcgggcggcgctGGACCGGAAGAGGCGCCTCACCCACCGTGCGACGAGGACTTGGCGATGGACAGGAGCAACTTTGAACCGGAGTCGAAGATCATGTTTGTGATAAACGCGGTGTACGCCATGGCTTACGCGCTGCACAACATGCAGCGGAGCCTGTGCTTCAACACCACCAAACTGTGCGACAGCATGAAGGCCTTGGACGGGCGGAGGCTCTACCGGGATTACATCCTGAACGTCAGCTTCCCGG cccctTTCTCGCCCCCAGGCAGCGAGACGGTGGTGAAGTTCGACTCCCAGGGCGACGGCATGGGCCGGTACAACATCTTCAGCTACCAGCGCTCGGGCGACCGCTACGGCTACGCGCCGGTGGGCGAATGGGCGgagagcctgagcctgagcggCGACCTGATCCACTGGCCCCGGGAGGCGGTGCCCACGTCGCAGTGCAGCGACCCCTGCGAGCGCAACGAGATGAAGAAGATGCAGGCAG GTGAGTACTGCTGCTGGATCTGCACAGCCTGTGAGCCGCACGAGTATCTGGCTGATGAGTTCACGTGTGCGCCCTGTGCCCCCGGCCAGTGGCCCACTGACGATCTGACGTCCTGCTATGACCTTCCCGAGGACTACATCATGTGGGAGGACGCCTGGGCCATTGGTCCAATTACCATAGCCTGTGTGGG GTTCATGTGCACCGGTCTGGTGGTTTGGGTGTTTATCCGGCACAACGACACGCCGCTGGTGAAGGCATCGGGCCGGGAGCTCTGTTACATCCTGCTCTCGGGGGTCTTCATGTCCTACGCCATGACTTTCCTGTTCCTGGCCAAGCCCTCCCCCGCCGTCTGCGCCCTGCGGCGCCTCGGCCTGGGCACGTCCTTCGCCGTGTGCTACTCCGCCCTCCTCACCAAAACCAACAGGATCGCCAGGATCTTCAGCGGCGTGAAAGACGGCGCCGGCGCGGCGCGGCCGCGCTTCATCAGCCCGTCCTCTCAG GTCTTCATCTGTCTGAGTCTGATCTCGGTCCAGCTGGTGATGGTGTcggtgtggctgctgctggaggtcccGGGGACGCGGCGCTTCACGCTGCCCGAGCGACGGCAAACGGTCATCCTCAAGTGTAACGTGCGCGACGCCAGCATGCTGCTGTCGCTGGGATACGACGTGCTGCTGGTCATCCTGTGTACTGT gtatGCCTTCAAGACCAGAAAGTGCCCAGAGAACTTCAACGAGGCCAAGTTCATTGGCTTCACCATGTACACCACCTGCATCATCTGGCTGGCCTTTCTTCCCATCTTCTACGTCACGTCCAGTGACTACAGG gTCCAGACCACCACCATGTGCATCTCCGTGAGTCTGAGCGGCTTCGTGGTCCTCGGCTGCATGTTTGCACCCAAGGTCCACATCATCATGTTCCAGCCCCAGAAGAATGTGACCAGCCACAGGCTTAACCTCAATCGCTTCAGTGTCAGCGGGGCTGCCACCTCATACGCGTCTCATG CTTCCGTCAGCGCCCACTACGTCCCGACCGTGTGCAACGGGAGAGAGATCGTCGACTCCACCACTTCCTCCCTGTGA